The DNA segment ATTGCAAATACTCTTTTAGCTGGATCTTTCTAGctccatataaaaaaattcttgttgtgCAGGTTCTAGTCGTCTCAGACGTTAAGCAAGACCTTGGTTATCTGGGTTCACATTCAAGGCATAGAGCTTGGAGAAGTGtaatatataactttttcttcttgtttaatTGTATAGACATATCTTTAGAACTTAATTCGAGTTCAGTGATGATATTCTGAATGACACCAGGTTTGTCGCCGATTGACGGAGTCTCATATAGTAGAGGAGTTTGATGCTGTGGTGAACAATAAGGTGAGCTATATTATCTCATTCCGTCATTCTCTGTATATGCTGGCCATTTGCCTTTTATGAATCATTTCTGTGTTTGAATTCAATACTGTTTTCCGTGTGGGTTTTGCTTTTGTAGGTGGAAAGATGCCTCCGTTTGCTAAAAAGTTTTTCAGAAAAAGATTTTACCTATTGTGGGAAAAAGCAATTCCTGAAATTTGGAAGGAGTACTCAAAAAACAGAACAAACTTTGGAACTTCCAATAGATAATCAAATTTATGATATGGTTGATGCTGAAGGATCTAAAGGCTTAGCTGTGATGGAGGTATTCATTTGATGGCTTACAGTCTTTTGGAGAAATTTGAATACTTGAAGAGTCTTAAATTGTTACTTTTACCAGGTATGCGAAAGACTTGGCATTGATAAGAAGAAGAGCTATTCTCGGCTTCATAGTATCTGTTCACGAGTCGGGATGCATCTACAGGCAGAAAGCCACAAAAAGACTACAGTGTACAGAGTTTGGACTTCTCGTAATGCTGGGACCGATTCTGCTGATTTGTTTCCAGATAGAGCTGAAACTATTAGCAGGGAAAGTAACGTACCGACTAATGATTCCAGCACACCTCATGTTACTGGTGGATTGGCTCAGCCTTTCATCGAACACAGTCTTGCAGTGGCTGATGCTGACTTTGCTACTCCTCCAAGGTTAACTGATTCTGAATGCAACTCAGGCCAAGTTGCTACACCTGGACGGTTAACTGATTCTGAAAGAAGTTCAGGAGTCCTCCATTGTTCCCCATCTAATGCCACAGGAAGAAATGTGCTTGCATGTCGTAACCTGCAAGAATCGTTCCATGAGATCGGTGATAAGGTGGTTGACACTGCAATGGGATCCGCTGATTTGGCTTTATCAGAAATGAATCATCTCGTTCTACCGAAGCCGTCTAAACCAAAAATGCATCAACAACTTCCTATCACTGTTGAAAACGCTCGAAGAGAGCGGAGGATACTTGAGCGCTTGAATGTACTCACTGTTCACTTTAttttttctccataattttCTTCTGTTCCCTTCCAACTAACTAattgtttcttctttcttggCTGGTCAAAGGAGGAGAAGTTTGTTTTGAGAGCAGAACTACACAAATGGCTTGTCAGTCTTGAGAAAGACAGGAGCACCAAGGTGGATCGAAAAACCATTGACAGACTTCTTAGAAGGCTTCAACAAGAAGGACTCTGTGAATGCATGGCCGTTAGTGTCCCAAATGTAACTAATTGTGGTCGTAACCGTAGCTCTGTGGTAGTTTTACATCCATCTGTTCAAAGATTGACTCCAGAAGAATTTGGTGTTATTCATGATAAGATTAGGTCTTTTGAACTGGGACTCCGTGGCCAGAGTTTGTCAAAGAGAAAAAACAACGAACCAATTCCGATATTGAATGACATTCAGAGAGGTCAAAGTAATGTGGATTTGGATGCACGAGCTAGCAAATCAGGAGCCATGCGAGCCAATGGGTTCGTGCTTGCAAAGATGGTTCGTGTGAAGCTCCTACATTGTTTCCTTTGGGACTATTTTAGCTCCTTACCTGGCTGGGACAATGCCTTTTCTTCTTCACATGATCATAAATTTGAGAATCTTTTTGCACTTGAAGATGCTTTTAGAGCCATGCCACTCGAACTGTTTTTACAAGTTGTTGGATCTACTCAGAAAGCTGATGATATGATGAAGAAATGCAAACAGGGTATGCGTCTTTCCGAGCTTCCTAGCGAAGAGTATAAGCTTCTAATGGATACTCTTGCGACTGGTAGATTATCAATGCTTATTGATATTTTACGCCGATTAAAGGTAATAATAACTGAATTGCATCTCAAGTACATATTTCATGAAAGTGTGCAGTTCAAAAACCAGGTAATTCTATTGCTTGTGcctatttttgttttgtagttGATTCAGATGGTAAGTAATAGATTCAGACATGACGAGATTGAAGAGAAGTATGCCAATTTGACACATGCAATGGAGCTTATGCCTTATATAGAGGAACCTGTGTTTGTTGCTGCTACACCTAGTGTCATGTCTCTTGATCTTCGCCCTCGTATTCGGCATGACTTTATTCTATCAAATAGAGATGCTGTAGATGAATATTGGCTAACTTTAGAGTATTGCTATGCCGCTGCTGATCACAGAGCTGCTAAGCAAGCATTTCCGGGATCTGTTGTTCAAGAGGTATAAGCTTGATCTTCTATAGTATGGCTTATTATATAGATACAACAGCtgattgtatatttttttcatggacaaaaaaaaaactataacacTCATCATAATATATATGCATGTTACGCGTATATCTGTCTTCTATATTATCCTGTGATGTTAATTTTCAGCTGCCTGTATTTAGAAAACAGCTTCTAACTGTCAGTTCTTCTAGGTTTTCCGTTTTCGTTCTTGGGCCTCAGATTGCGTCATGACAGCAGAACAGCGTGCTATGCTCTTAAAGCGTATTGCAACTGATGAGAAGGAAAAACTCTCATTCAAAGAGTGTGAGAAGATCGCTAAGGATCTGAACCTGAGTTTAGAGCAGGTAAATATATGTTTGTGTGGTGCTGTATAAATTGTTAAAAATGTCATGGTCACTTCGTTATGTGAGACCAGGTGGTAATTTCGCCACTAGTTTTCTTATGGTCTTTTTGATCTTAGAAATCATGCCGACTGGGAACCTTCATTCTGTAGTTTCAGTTTGAATCTAATTAAAGTTCGATTTAAAGCTTTCTCATCTCTGGTTCAGGAATAAAACTGACCTGGatgttctctgtttttttttcttcttgatttttgGGTGAgatatcttatatttttggtTGCATACTTCAGGTTATGCATGTCTATCATGCGAAGCGTGGAAGACGCCTGAAATCAAAAGATAAAAATCACGCTGTAGAAAATAGCCCTTCTCCATCTTCtgggaaaagaaaaagagaaactcCCGTAAGGACTACTGGAAAAGGTGTCAGATCCAAAATAATAGATGAACAGAACGTTCTAAATTCAGATGCTATTGATGCCTCAAATAGTGAGAATATTCGAAATACGATACAAGAAGACCAAACCCACATTCGGATGAATCAACAAGAAAATGAAGAGATAAGGGATCTTACTGAAGATGAGGGGCAGTGTTCTTCTCTAATCAACCAGTATGCAAGTTCAAAGACCGCATCAACTCCTGCACAAAGATTTTCATGGACAGATGAGGCGGACAGGTAAGCTTGACACACCAATGAAACTTCAGTAGTATAGATAGCTATGTGTTTACATGAGTTGTGATAGAAAAAAACAACGTGTTCTTATTGCAAATGTCCAATGTAATGTTGGTTTTAGGAGTCTCTCTTCAGAGACTTTATGTTTTGGTGGGCTCAATACCTTAAGAGTTCCATATGATTGAGTGTTCATTAATTCATGCCTTAGGCATTTTCCTATCTGAGATAGGGTATTATAGCTGATTGGGTTACACCACTGACAAATATTCTCTTGTCAGGAAATTGTTGAGTCAATATGTTAGACACCGCGCAGCTCTGGGGGCAAAATTTCATGGAGTTAACTGGGCTCAAGTTCGTGAACTGCCCGCACCTCCTTTAGCTTGCAAGCGACGGACTCAAACATTGATGAAGAATGATAAATTTCGGAAGGCGGTCTTGAGGCTTTGCAATATACTCAGTGAGCGCTATGCAAAGCATCTAGAGACGAAACAGAAGTGTTTGCCTGAGAGCAGTAGTTCACATGTTCTTGTCAGAACGGATTCTGGTTTTGTTGAGCATGGTAAAGATATTTTTTCTGATGATGAAAAATGGGACGACTTCAGTGAAAATAGTATACGTCAAGCCTTTGATGATATTCTTGAGCTCAAGAAGATGGCTAAACTGGTGGCCCCTAAACGGGCGAAGCCCAGCTCTCGGGAATGGTCAAACAGAGATATAGTTGATGAGGTGCATACTTTtacttcattttcttttctttttcaccaCCCTTACAATTGCTTCGCCTCACTTTGATATTTCCTATTATTTGCTACATTTACTGGAACATTTTACCATTTCATTCGTCCTCACCTGGAAGGTCTTAATTTCAATGGTTCGTCCTTTTTGGGcaatttatgataaactaaaATTATGAACTTGCAGGGGAGTGAAACTGTTCCACCTGCAATTCGCTCAGACGACATTGAAAATCCTTCTGTGGATCAAGTTAAAGATACATCTCGACGATCTGGACACTATCGTTTTCATCAAACCATTAACCCTTTAGATGGAAACGACAATGGTAATATACAAGTAAGGAAGTCTCTGGCAGTTTCTACTGCTGTAGAGCTGTTAAAGCTTGTCTTTCTGAGCATGCCCACTGCACCTGGTATGCCAAATCTGCTGGAAGATACCTTAAGACGATATTCAGAGAGAGACCTGTTTACAGCCTATAGCTACCTTCGAGACAAGAAGTTCCTGGTAAACTACTTATCACTTTCCTGTTGCAGAACTAAAATTGATGGCTACTTCTAGATTTTATGAAGAGGCATATGAGTGTCCGGGTGAAGCTCCATGTTTGACTTTGATGTATTATCTTTTCTTCcttttgttggtttgatttttcTGTCAAAACCACATTGCGTGCATACTTGATGTTTAGATGACATGGTGGATGAGAAAcaccttccttaacctcactttGATGTTTTCTTCTTAATATTCTATATCAAAGCAAACTGAAGGTCATTACTTTTATTAATACGTTCCAGGTTGGTGGAAGTGGTGGACAGCCATTTGTGCTTTCGCAGAACTTCTTGCATAGTATTTCAAAGTCTCCATTCCCGGTTAATACTGGGACAAGAGCAGCCAAGTTCTCCCGTTGGCTTCTCGAAAATGAAAGAGACCTGATGGCTGGGGGAGTCGCTCTTACTTCGGATTTGCAATGTGGCgatgttttaaatttcttttcacTAGTTTCTTCCGGTGAACTCTCTATATCTGTATCCTTGCCCGAAGAAGGTGTTGGAGAGCCCGGAGATCGAAGAGGGTTAAAAAGAAGATCTGATGAGATAGAGGAATCTGAAGCGGATAGTGCTAAGAAACAAAAGCTACTCGGCGAAGGTGAAATCAACTTCCGAAAGGAAAAGGGTTTCCCTGGTATAGCAGTATCTGTTCGCCGTGTAACTCTACCAACAGCTAATGCAATAGAGTTGTTTAAAGACGATGACTCTCGCACTGGTGAACTTCACTTCAACCGGGTAGTAGCAAATAGTGGCTGTGAATCTGATCATTTGAAGGAACTTTTCGACTCTACAGATGCTACAGTCGTACCAGGCAGTCTAGGTGATTCTCCCTGGCAAGCGATGGCCAGTTATGCTAGTGTTGTTATGGCCAAATCTGCAGGCGAGCAAGTGGGTGTATTCACTCCTGGTGTTTTTGAAACCGTTTCCGATGCCCTTCAGAAAGCTGGTGACCATGGTCTGAGCATTGAAGAAGTTCAACGTCTTATTGATATTCCAGGTAAAAGCATCAGGCAAATTGGATTGTACGCATGTGTTAACTAGTTTCTTCAGTGTTATTTCTAACCTCTGCCGCTTGTTGATCTGCAGGCGAGGAAACTTTTGATTGTGTTGTAAATGTTCTTCAAACATTTCGGATAGCTTTGAAGGTTTTCTTCTTTTACATCTCTTATTTGTCAATCACTTCCATATTCTGCGGAATATTTACAGTTTGTATCCTTTTTTTAACAAGGAACTTTCTAAACAAGACTCTATTATGTTAACATCCAGGTAAATGGGTATGATAATTCCCGTGTTGTCCATTCCTTCTACCGATCAAAGTACTTCTTGACAATGGAGGAAGGGAAAACCTCAGACGATAATCTTCAACGGCCTTTACCAGTGAATTACCTAGAGAAAGCTGTTGGGGAACATAGGTCAAACGATGTCTCTAGGATCGGCATTGCTTCACAGAACGAGCGTGAGCACGTTGCTGGTAACAGCGTTCACAAGGTTACAATTCTTAACCTTCCTGAAACGGCTCAAACAAGCGGTTTGCACGAAGCAACTATGAAAAGTCCATCTGTTACATTTGGAATGAGTTTCGGAGGTGAAACAAAGGAATCTACTTGTGAGAAATCACCTGTGCCTATATATCCATGGGTAAACGCAGATGGGTCCATAAATAAAGTCGTCTTTGATGGACTTGTTCGCCGTGTTCTAGGTACCGTGATGCAAAATCCCGGTATACCTGAGGTAAAAAAAATGCTTCTCCCTTTTCCTCACAACTATATAatctttattaattattaatcaaAATCATTCCATTTGTGGCAGGACGAGATCATAAACCTAATGGATGTACTAAATCCTCAGGTAATTTACAACCCATCTGTATTCTAAACCTCTTCTCCAACGGTTTCAT comes from the Brassica napus cultivar Da-Ae chromosome A7, Da-Ae, whole genome shotgun sequence genome and includes:
- the LOC106404131 gene encoding uncharacterized protein LOC106404131 isoform X1, with translation MDSIVCTALEEICCEGNTGIPLVSLWSRLSPPPLSPSVKSHVWRNLLSIPQLQFKAKNTVYGSSDPSIQLLEDAHRLDLRIIANEKLRGNFVGLYDAQSNNTTISAVQRRVLERLAVARSNGVAQNLLAKEFNIQGRNFFYIVKQLESRGLIVRQPAIVRTKEVDGEGDSKTTSCVSTNMIYLSSYSKPLGSQQRFEICKEDPTAPGEKSTQSEITKEDTLIKDFLPAMQAICDKLEEANDKVNCKYSFSWIFLAPYKKILVVQVLVVSDVKQDLGYLGSHSRHRAWRSVCRRLTESHIVEEFDAVVNNKVERCLRLLKSFSEKDFTYCGKKQFLKFGRSTQKTEQTLELPIDNQIYDMVDAEGSKGLAVMEVCERLGIDKKKSYSRLHSICSRVGMHLQAESHKKTTVYRVWTSRNAGTDSADLFPDRAETISRESNVPTNDSSTPHVTGGLAQPFIEHSLAVADADFATPPRLTDSECNSGQVATPGRLTDSERSSGVLHCSPSNATGRNVLACRNLQESFHEIGDKVVDTAMGSADLALSEMNHLVLPKPSKPKMHQQLPITVENARRERRILERLNEEKFVLRAELHKWLVSLEKDRSTKVDRKTIDRLLRRLQQEGLCECMAVSVPNVTNCGRNRSSVVVLHPSVQRLTPEEFGVIHDKIRSFELGLRGQSLSKRKNNEPIPILNDIQRGQSNVDLDARASKSGAMRANGFVLAKMVRVKLLHCFLWDYFSSLPGWDNAFSSSHDHKFENLFALEDAFRAMPLELFLQVVGSTQKADDMMKKCKQGMRLSELPSEEYKLLMDTLATGRLSMLIDILRRLKLIQMVSNRFRHDEIEEKYANLTHAMELMPYIEEPVFVAATPSVMSLDLRPRIRHDFILSNRDAVDEYWLTLEYCYAAADHRAAKQAFPGSVVQEVFRFRSWASDCVMTAEQRAMLLKRIATDEKEKLSFKECEKIAKDLNLSLEQVMHVYHAKRGRRLKSKDKNHAVENSPSPSSGKRKRETPVRTTGKGVRSKIIDEQNVLNSDAIDASNSENIRNTIQEDQTHIRMNQQENEEIRDLTEDEGQCSSLINQYASSKTASTPAQRFSWTDEADRKLLSQYVRHRAALGAKFHGVNWAQVRELPAPPLACKRRTQTLMKNDKFRKAVLRLCNILSERYAKHLETKQKCLPESSSSHVLVRTDSGFVEHGKDIFSDDEKWDDFSENSIRQAFDDILELKKMAKLVAPKRAKPSSREWSNRDIVDEGSETVPPAIRSDDIENPSVDQVKDTSRRSGHYRFHQTINPLDGNDNGNIQVRKSLAVSTAVELLKLVFLSMPTAPGMPNLLEDTLRRYSERDLFTAYSYLRDKKFLVGGSGGQPFVLSQNFLHSISKSPFPVNTGTRAAKFSRWLLENERDLMAGGVALTSDLQCGDVLNFFSLVSSGELSISVSLPEEGVGEPGDRRGLKRRSDEIEESEADSAKKQKLLGEGEINFRKEKGFPGIAVSVRRVTLPTANAIELFKDDDSRTGELHFNRVVANSGCESDHLKELFDSTDATVVPGSLGDSPWQAMASYASVVMAKSAGEQVGVFTPGVFETVSDALQKAGDHGLSIEEVQRLIDIPGEETFDCVVNVLQTFRIALKVNGYDNSRVVHSFYRSKYFLTMEEGKTSDDNLQRPLPVNYLEKAVGEHRSNDVSRIGIASQNEREHVAGNSVHKVTILNLPETAQTSGLHEATMKSPSVTFGMSFGGETKESTCEKSPVPIYPWVNADGSINKVVFDGLVRRVLGTVMQNPGIPEDEIINLMDVLNPQSCRKLLELMRLDGYVKVREMMQTKFTGPPSLLNSLPKKQELISRKHLFANSKGLFTL
- the LOC106404131 gene encoding uncharacterized protein LOC106404131 isoform X2 is translated as MDSIVCTALEEICCEGNTGIPLVSLWSRLSPPPLSPSVKSHVWRNLLSIPQLQFKAKNTVYGSSDPSIQLLEDAHRLDLRIIANEKLRGNFVGLYDAQSNNTTISAVQRRVLERLAVARALNCNCRSNGVAQNLLAKEFNIQGRNFFYIVKQLESRGLIVRQPAIVRTKEVDGEGDSKTTSCVSTNMIYLSSYSKPLGSQQRFEICKEDPTAPGEKSTQSEITKEDTLIKDFLPAMQAICDKLEEANDKVLVVSDVKQDLGYLGSHSRHRAWRSVCRRLTESHIVEEFDAVVNNKVERCLRLLKSFSEKDFTYCGKKQFLKFGRSTQKTEQTLELPIDNQIYDMVDAEGSKGLAVMEVCERLGIDKKKSYSRLHSICSRVGMHLQAESHKKTTVYRVWTSRNAGTDSADLFPDRAETISRESNVPTNDSSTPHVTGGLAQPFIEHSLAVADADFATPPRLTDSECNSGQVATPGRLTDSERSSGVLHCSPSNATGRNVLACRNLQESFHEIGDKVVDTAMGSADLALSEMNHLVLPKPSKPKMHQQLPITVENARRERRILERLNEEKFVLRAELHKWLVSLEKDRSTKVDRKTIDRLLRRLQQEGLCECMAVSVPNVTNCGRNRSSVVVLHPSVQRLTPEEFGVIHDKIRSFELGLRGQSLSKRKNNEPIPILNDIQRGQSNVDLDARASKSGAMRANGFVLAKMVRVKLLHCFLWDYFSSLPGWDNAFSSSHDHKFENLFALEDAFRAMPLELFLQVVGSTQKADDMMKKCKQGMRLSELPSEEYKLLMDTLATGRLSMLIDILRRLKLIQMVSNRFRHDEIEEKYANLTHAMELMPYIEEPVFVAATPSVMSLDLRPRIRHDFILSNRDAVDEYWLTLEYCYAAADHRAAKQAFPGSVVQEVFRFRSWASDCVMTAEQRAMLLKRIATDEKEKLSFKECEKIAKDLNLSLEQVMHVYHAKRGRRLKSKDKNHAVENSPSPSSGKRKRETPVRTTGKGVRSKIIDEQNVLNSDAIDASNSENIRNTIQEDQTHIRMNQQENEEIRDLTEDEGQCSSLINQYASSKTASTPAQRFSWTDEADRKLLSQYVRHRAALGAKFHGVNWAQVRELPAPPLACKRRTQTLMKNDKFRKAVLRLCNILSERYAKHLETKQKCLPESSSSHVLVRTDSGFVEHGKDIFSDDEKWDDFSENSIRQAFDDILELKKMAKLVAPKRAKPSSREWSNRDIVDEGSETVPPAIRSDDIENPSVDQVKDTSRRSGHYRFHQTINPLDGNDNGNIQVRKSLAVSTAVELLKLVFLSMPTAPGMPNLLEDTLRRYSERDLFTAYSYLRDKKFLVGGSGGQPFVLSQNFLHSISKSPFPVNTGTRAAKFSRWLLENERDLMAGGVALTSDLQCGDVLNFFSLVSSGELSISVSLPEEGVGEPGDRRGLKRRSDEIEESEADSAKKQKLLGEGEINFRKEKGFPGIAVSVRRVTLPTANAIELFKDDDSRTGELHFNRVVANSGCESDHLKELFDSTDATVVPGSLGDSPWQAMASYASVVMAKSAGEQVGVFTPGVFETVSDALQKAGDHGLSIEEVQRLIDIPGEETFDCVVNVLQTFRIALKVNGYDNSRVVHSFYRSKYFLTMEEGKTSDDNLQRPLPVNYLEKAVGEHRSNDVSRIGIASQNEREHVAGNSVHKVTILNLPETAQTSGLHEATMKSPSVTFGMSFGGETKESTCEKSPVPIYPWVNADGSINKVVFDGLVRRVLGTVMQNPGIPEDEIINLMDVLNPQSCRKLLELMRLDGYVKVREMMQTKFTGPPSLLNSLPKKQELISRKHLFANSKGLFTL
- the LOC106404131 gene encoding uncharacterized protein LOC106404131 isoform X3 — its product is MDSIVCTALEEICCEGNTGIPLVSLWSRLSPPPLSPSVKSHVWRNLLSIPQLQFKAKNTVYGSSDPSIQLLEDAHRLDLRIIANEKLRGNFVGLYDAQSNNTTISAVQRRVLERLAVARSNGVAQNLLAKEFNIQGRNFFYIVKQLESRGLIVRQPAIVRTKEVDGEGDSKTTSCVSTNMIYLSSYSKPLGSQQRFEICKEDPTAPGEKSTQSEITKEDTLIKDFLPAMQAICDKLEEANDKVLVVSDVKQDLGYLGSHSRHRAWRSVCRRLTESHIVEEFDAVVNNKVERCLRLLKSFSEKDFTYCGKKQFLKFGRSTQKTEQTLELPIDNQIYDMVDAEGSKGLAVMEVCERLGIDKKKSYSRLHSICSRVGMHLQAESHKKTTVYRVWTSRNAGTDSADLFPDRAETISRESNVPTNDSSTPHVTGGLAQPFIEHSLAVADADFATPPRLTDSECNSGQVATPGRLTDSERSSGVLHCSPSNATGRNVLACRNLQESFHEIGDKVVDTAMGSADLALSEMNHLVLPKPSKPKMHQQLPITVENARRERRILERLNEEKFVLRAELHKWLVSLEKDRSTKVDRKTIDRLLRRLQQEGLCECMAVSVPNVTNCGRNRSSVVVLHPSVQRLTPEEFGVIHDKIRSFELGLRGQSLSKRKNNEPIPILNDIQRGQSNVDLDARASKSGAMRANGFVLAKMVRVKLLHCFLWDYFSSLPGWDNAFSSSHDHKFENLFALEDAFRAMPLELFLQVVGSTQKADDMMKKCKQGMRLSELPSEEYKLLMDTLATGRLSMLIDILRRLKLIQMVSNRFRHDEIEEKYANLTHAMELMPYIEEPVFVAATPSVMSLDLRPRIRHDFILSNRDAVDEYWLTLEYCYAAADHRAAKQAFPGSVVQEVFRFRSWASDCVMTAEQRAMLLKRIATDEKEKLSFKECEKIAKDLNLSLEQVMHVYHAKRGRRLKSKDKNHAVENSPSPSSGKRKRETPVRTTGKGVRSKIIDEQNVLNSDAIDASNSENIRNTIQEDQTHIRMNQQENEEIRDLTEDEGQCSSLINQYASSKTASTPAQRFSWTDEADRKLLSQYVRHRAALGAKFHGVNWAQVRELPAPPLACKRRTQTLMKNDKFRKAVLRLCNILSERYAKHLETKQKCLPESSSSHVLVRTDSGFVEHGKDIFSDDEKWDDFSENSIRQAFDDILELKKMAKLVAPKRAKPSSREWSNRDIVDEGSETVPPAIRSDDIENPSVDQVKDTSRRSGHYRFHQTINPLDGNDNGNIQVRKSLAVSTAVELLKLVFLSMPTAPGMPNLLEDTLRRYSERDLFTAYSYLRDKKFLVGGSGGQPFVLSQNFLHSISKSPFPVNTGTRAAKFSRWLLENERDLMAGGVALTSDLQCGDVLNFFSLVSSGELSISVSLPEEGVGEPGDRRGLKRRSDEIEESEADSAKKQKLLGEGEINFRKEKGFPGIAVSVRRVTLPTANAIELFKDDDSRTGELHFNRVVANSGCESDHLKELFDSTDATVVPGSLGDSPWQAMASYASVVMAKSAGEQVGVFTPGVFETVSDALQKAGDHGLSIEEVQRLIDIPGEETFDCVVNVLQTFRIALKVNGYDNSRVVHSFYRSKYFLTMEEGKTSDDNLQRPLPVNYLEKAVGEHRSNDVSRIGIASQNEREHVAGNSVHKVTILNLPETAQTSGLHEATMKSPSVTFGMSFGGETKESTCEKSPVPIYPWVNADGSINKVVFDGLVRRVLGTVMQNPGIPEDEIINLMDVLNPQSCRKLLELMRLDGYVKVREMMQTKFTGPPSLLNSLPKKQELISRKHLFANSKGLFTL